One genomic segment of Danio aesculapii chromosome 15, fDanAes4.1, whole genome shotgun sequence includes these proteins:
- the LOC130241789 gene encoding gastrula zinc finger protein XlCGF7.1-like has protein sequence MMKMEFIKEGNDYLSGPESSRINNGETEGQTDQDEYGVERQEPNEQEEKHCDFKTKRRNARKLQTRQQCGKLIEDCEQRQETREETGDHVCLTCGKSFSRAVSLKLHQRVHTGEKPHKCSYCEKSFSLSATMRKHERVHTGEMFICTQCGHDFSSSPSLKRHMKMHTNETPYACLLCEKRFTRLDQFKQHQKTHSDERDHVCLECGKSFNRADHLKSHQITHTGVKPYKWSYCEKSFTQSSSMKKHQSIHTGEKPYCCPSCQKSFRRSDSLIKHVKICKSSQ, from the exons ATGATGAAGATGGAGTTTATTAAAGAGGGAAACGATTATCTGAGCGGTCCAGAGTCATCCAGAATCAATAATGGAGAAACTGAAGGACAAACAG ACCAGGATGAATATGGAGTGGAGAGACAAGAGCCGAATGAACAGGAGGAGAAACATTGCGACTTTAAAACGAAGAGAAGAAACGCCAGAAAGCTGCAGACTCGCCAACAATGTGGGAAATTGATCGAAGATTGTGAACAGCGCCAGGAAACACGTGAGGAAACGGGAGATCATGTGTGTTTGACGTGTGGGAAGAGCTTTTCTAGAGCTGTCAGTCTGAAACTGCACCAaagagttcacactggagaaaaacctcaCAAGTGCTCATATTGTGAGAAGAGCTTCAGTCTGTCCGCGACCATGAGAAAACACGAgcgagttcacactggagagatgTTCATCTGTACTCAGTGTGGTCATGACTTTAGCTCATCGCCAAGTCTAAAAAGACACATGAAAATGCACACAAACGAGACGCCTTATGCATGTTTGTTATGTGAGAAGAGATTTACACGTCTGGATCAATTTAAACAGCACCAGAAGACACACTCTGATGAGAGAGATCAtgtgtgtttggagtgtgggAAGAGCTTTAATAGAGCTGATCATCTGAAAAGCCACCAAATTACTCACACGGGGGTAAAACCGTACAAGTGGTCATATTGTGAGAAGAGTTTCACTCAGTCTTCAAGCATGAAGAAACACCAGAgtattcacactggagagaagccgtacTGCTGTCCTTCATGTCAGAAGAGTTTTAGGAGGTCAGATAGTCTAATCAAACACGTGAAGATATGCAAGTCGTCACAGTGa
- the LOC130242027 gene encoding gastrula zinc finger protein XlCGF9.1-like — MRHIDITNLIKDCKQHLETREETGDHVCLTCGKSFNRADHLKSHQITHTGVKPYKCSYCEKSFTQSSSMKKHQSIHTGEKPCPQCGKSFRRKVNLNMHRKTHTGEKPYTCTECGKSFSQLDSYKQHQKTHKDERDHECLQCGRSFTRADSLKRHQMIHTGEKPHKCSYCEKSFSQSSFMKNLERIHTGERPYCCPPCQKSLRRLESLLKHMMKYFSNF; from the exons ATGAGGCATATTGAT attACTAACTTGATCAAAGATTGTAAACAGCACCTAGAAACACGTGAGGAAACGGGAGATCATGTGTGTTTGACGTGTGGGAAGAGCTTTAATAGAGCTGACCATCTGAAAAGCCACCAAATTACTCACACGGGGGTAAAACCGTACAAGTGCTCATATTGTGAGAAGAGTTTCACTCAGTCTTCAAGCATGAAGAAACACCAGAgtattcacactggagagaagcc CTgtcctcagtgtggaaagagtttcagaagAAAAGTGAACCTGAACATGCACAGAaagactcacactggagagaaaccgtacacctGTACtgaatgtggaaagagtttctcACAGCTGGACAGTTATAAACAGCACCAGAAAACACATAAAGACGAGAGAGATCATGAGTGTTTGCAGTGTGGGAGGAGCTTTACTAGAGCTGACAGTCTGAAACGACACcaaatgattcacactggagaaaaacctcaCAAGTGCTCATATTGTGAGAAGAGTTTCAGtcaatcttcattca TGAAAAACCTCGagcgaattcacactggagagaggccgtacTGCTGTCCTCCATGTCAGAAGAGTCTCAGAAGGTTAGAAAGTCTTCTCAAACATATGATGAAAT aTTTTTCCAACTTCTGA